In a genomic window of Borrelia maritima:
- the mvaD gene encoding diphosphomevalonate decarboxylase: protein MKVRCKANASLALIKYWGKKDVFLNIPATSSLAVSIDKFYSISELELSNRDEIILNSNPVVLKNREKFFFDYARKILAEPNVRFKIKSENNFPTAAGLASSSSGFASIAACVLKYFNKYSASSASNLARVGSASAARSIYGGFTILKEGAKESFQLRDQSYFNDLRIIFAIIDTNEKELSSRAAMNICKHHEFYYDAWIASSKKIFKDALYFFLKKDFIHFGATIVKSYQNMFALMFASSIFYFKNSTIDLIKYAANLRNEGIFVFETMDAGPQVKFLCLEKNLNTILKGLKQNFTDIDFIVSKVGRDLEWI, encoded by the coding sequence ATGAAAGTAAGGTGCAAGGCTAATGCAAGCTTGGCTTTAATTAAATATTGGGGCAAAAAGGATGTTTTTTTAAACATTCCAGCGACTTCTAGTCTTGCTGTTAGTATTGATAAGTTTTATTCAATAAGTGAGCTTGAACTTTCAAATCGAGATGAAATAATTTTAAATTCAAATCCAGTTGTATTGAAAAATAGAGAAAAATTCTTTTTTGATTATGCAAGAAAAATTCTTGCTGAACCAAATGTTAGATTTAAAATTAAAAGTGAAAATAATTTTCCAACAGCAGCAGGCCTTGCAAGCTCAAGTTCAGGTTTTGCTTCTATTGCTGCTTGTGTTTTGAAATATTTTAATAAATATTCTGCTAGTAGTGCATCTAATCTTGCAAGAGTAGGATCAGCTTCTGCGGCAAGATCTATTTATGGGGGATTTACTATTTTAAAAGAAGGTGCAAAAGAATCTTTTCAATTAAGAGATCAATCTTATTTTAATGATTTGCGAATAATATTTGCCATAATTGATACTAATGAAAAAGAATTATCTTCAAGGGCTGCAATGAATATTTGTAAACACCATGAATTTTATTATGATGCTTGGATTGCTTCTAGTAAAAAGATTTTTAAAGATGCCTTATATTTTTTTTTAAAAAAAGATTTTATACATTTTGGAGCAACTATTGTAAAAAGTTATCAGAATATGTTTGCCTTAATGTTTGCATCTTCTATTTTTTATTTTAAAAATAGTACAATAGATTTAATTAAATATGCTGCTAATTTGAGAAATGAAGGAATTTTTGTATTTGAGACAATGGATGCAGGCCCCCAAGTAAAGTTTCTTTGTTTGGAGAAAAATTTAAATACTATTTTAAAAGGACTTAAGCAAAATTTTACCGATATTGATTTTATTGTTTCAAAGGTTGGGCGTGATTTAGAATGGATTTGA
- a CDS encoding GHMP family kinase ATP-binding protein, which translates to MDLISFSVPGNLLLMGEYSILEEKGLGLAIAINKRAFFSFKKSNSWRFFSKKKEIDDFSLIENRNDFVFKMFNYLSRNYFFNLESFSYDVYIDTSNFFFNDGTKKGFGSSAVVAIGIVFGLFLIYNTANIINKDEIFKCCLEAYRYSQGGIGSGYDIATSIFGGVIEFEGGVNPKSRQLGVLEFNDFYLMRGLQAVKTTTSICEYNKHRDSILDFILKYNLEMKKLVLSACSSKSALISNLRRAKELGLAIGEAIGVSAALPSSFKHFQDQCDLIKALGAGNETFLVYRPNIEAFDLSKIIPIVLEHESIKFESNKC; encoded by the coding sequence ATGGATTTGATTAGTTTTTCTGTACCTGGGAATTTGCTTTTAATGGGGGAGTACTCTATTTTAGAGGAAAAGGGATTAGGTCTGGCAATTGCCATCAATAAGAGAGCATTTTTTTCTTTTAAAAAGAGCAATTCTTGGCGATTTTTTAGCAAAAAGAAAGAGATAGACGATTTTTCTTTAATAGAAAATAGAAATGATTTTGTTTTTAAAATGTTTAATTACTTAAGTCGAAATTATTTTTTTAATCTAGAGAGTTTTTCTTACGATGTATATATTGATACAAGCAATTTTTTCTTTAATGATGGCACTAAAAAGGGATTTGGATCAAGTGCTGTTGTTGCTATTGGAATAGTGTTTGGACTTTTTTTAATTTATAATACTGCTAATATTATTAACAAAGATGAAATTTTTAAATGTTGTTTGGAAGCTTACAGATATTCGCAAGGAGGAATAGGCAGTGGATATGATATTGCTACTAGTATTTTTGGAGGTGTGATTGAGTTTGAAGGGGGAGTTAATCCTAAAAGTAGGCAGCTGGGAGTTTTAGAGTTTAATGATTTTTATTTAATGCGGGGTTTGCAAGCAGTTAAAACTACTACTTCTATTTGTGAGTACAATAAACATAGAGATTCTATTTTAGATTTTATATTGAAATACAATTTGGAAATGAAAAAACTTGTTTTAAGCGCTTGTAGTTCTAAATCCGCATTAATTTCTAATTTGAGGAGAGCTAAAGAATTGGGGCTAGCAATCGGAGAGGCAATAGGAGTTTCTGCAGCTTTGCCTTCAAGCTTTAAACACTTTCAGGATCAATGTGATTTGATTAAAGCTTTGGGAGCTGGGAATGAAACTTTTTTAGTTTACAGGCCTAATATTGAAGCTTTTGATTTGTCAAAAATTATTCCAATTGTTTTAGAGCACGAAAGTATTAAATTTGAAAGCAATAAATGCTAA